ATAACATTCTGAATAAGTTAGGTGCAATTATTTTAATGCCATTATTGGTATTTGGTAATAAGTAAATACTGTAGCTGAGATATTTAACAAAAATCCATGGAAAAGAATCACAATACCTTTGTTGTTAACACAGGAGTTGTCATATCCATTTTAACCCCATCAGATTGATTCTTACTGGTAATAACGGGTGTAGTCATCTCCATTTTCTCCTTCGTTGTATTCTACCATCAAAACAACAGAACACATCTATAACTTCTCCCAAAATAGAAAGGGGAAACCAAGAGATGCAGCGACCAAAAGCAACCCAgtaaaatttcaaaatgcacGAATGTGACTCAGTTCTAAAATGTATTACTACCTTACCAAAAAGGTACTCGGCAAGGGCATTAAATGACTGAGAAGCACCGCTGAAATCAAACCCACTCTTCCCTTGCATTGTAGTCTCTGCTACAAAGTAAGGCTGCAAAGATAATCAAGTCAAGGTGAGTGTGATTGATAGAAACAAACCagtattatttcaaaaaatggAAATGAATTCCCTATAGACTACAGAACAACGGCGCAAATTTGCGGGTCTGCCCACCTCTCAATGCCAAAAGGCCCTAAATAAATCACTTAAGTAACAAGATGATCCCCCGTCTAATCTCTCTTCTCAATTTATAGATACACATCCATTAACTATTAAGAAACTATCCATAAAGGTGTTACCTATCGGTATCGGACACATTCATAAAACCAGATGGTTTTTTCTGTGATTACAAAGCACTTGCCGCTTCAATTTCCCTAATCACACAAGTGTGATGTCTAATTTTGCTTATATACGGACGCTTTTGTTCCACAACACGTGTGTGATCCCAAATTTCCCTAATATTGTTGTCgaaattgaaacataaacaaCATTGTTTTCACTTGTGtgatttcaaaacaaaacaaactgaACTATAAACTCGATATCAtcagaattaattaattaatcatgtaaaataaaataccTCAATTTCCCTAATCTCATACTGATCCTTTCTAGTTAGAACTTTGAACTTGACAGTCTCAAGGTCCGGAACTACAACGAAGATCAAGCACCGaaacaattaaattactaatatgcaaacaaattttaaaaaatctataacactAATGTGAATTTGTTGAATAATTGAGAAACAAGCACCTGTCATCAACGCCTCTTCGAGTGTTTGGCTTTCAAATCTTTTCggaaacaaatattttgcagTCTCGGTAGCCACATCGGCAACAACTGCAtcacataataaataataaatcaaaagaGTGAAAAAAAGATTCAATAGATAAGttttataataatagtaacattTACGTCGCTGGGAGAGAGAGGTGGATTGAGAAGCGAGAGCGAAAATGAGTGAAATTCGAGCTTCGAAAGCGGATATGGTTTTTCGCTGGGTGTTTAATCTGTTGCCGGAAGATGCGGAATTGGTGATAGAGAGAATTTTGTTGTTAGGTTTTCCATGAAATGAGGTCGattgaagagaaagagaagGGTTGCAAAGAGGAATTATCATGTTTACTTTgggaattgaattgaatttgatttttgttcAATATTAGTACAAACAAACTGAATATTCTTCTGTGGCCGGCTTTTGAATTTCTGTTTGATTTTGCTCTGCGTGTTTCTCGTGGTTATGGTTTTCCCGGCACAGTATTTATATAGCTcctattttagatattttttggACTACAATTTGAGGAAGAGTTATATAGGCACAATATTATTTGGACACATAAGGTCCATTTACCTCAGTGTTTTTTAgtgcttatgcaaacagcttatgcaatataaattaagttttatgctattttataaatttagatTAGTGAAAactgtaattttataagctattttatcataaactaccttgacaaacttataataatatataaaaattgcatgagttgtttgcataagctctaaataaaAGGGGAAAAAGTCGGGTCAAACGATAcctaattcaaattcaaaaatttaaaacaaaaataacataattacaACAATCtatatcattttatttcttttctctttaatttttgtttattttgtaagTGTGTCTAACacatcttatttatatttatgccTATCAAAGAATTTTCCTTACAATTTAGTGTCACTCTACaaaacaacattattattattattttgtcaagtagcttagtagctagaaatttcacatttATAGTGGATAAGTAGATGaccgggttcgaaccccaacctcctacatatataatataatgttttgACAATTTAGTTAAATTTACGTGACACAACatcattatttttaatcaaagactaataataatttttatgtacaTGTCATCTACatgcaaatataaaaaaaaaaactaattacaATGCCAATAAAACTATCTCTCAAATTTTTAATGTTGTTGCTTCCTTGAAATTCAACTAGTAATTTTTCTCGTGAGATAAACGGGATATACATACATCAATacaaatagagaaaaaaaaattgttagaaaATTCCTagtcataataaaaataaatactttaTTTCAAAACACTATTCTTTTTTTCTATCTAAGATGGATGATTTAAAGTCAATTTTGTgagacttatttgagtttatctactgaaATTTCGTAAACTATTTgaaagaacttatgaaaatagtttgacaattttcatagtttttttcaacttattttcatatgtTCTCTAATATTGTACCGGGCCATGAACCAGTGTGTGATTTGTTAAGacccaatacgaaaaagcccaatgggagcatctaaaggagaagcgtgaaaacaatcatgaaaaacacatgataggcatgatccaccatgacttggagaagaaggaagaaacttggagaagaaggaagaagcttggagaagaaggaaaagtaaccgcccactacccatgaattcctctccaagcaaggcggttatcaagcaacaagaagaagatattttgtctataaataggatcttcttcaagagaataAGGAGGACTCTCATTCTGAAAAACCACcatactttcattcttgtaaagagacaACTCTTTAATTCTTGTAGAGAGAATCAATTTTATCTCTGATCATACTTGTATCAATTATCAATcctgaataatacaaaccccctatgTTCTTCACCAGAACAAGATCGGATTCTGatactttcattcttgtaaaagGACTCTCATTCTGAAAAACCACcatactttcattcttgtaaagagacaACTCTTTAATTCTTGTAGAGAGAATCAATTTTATCTCTGATCATACTTGTATCAATTATCAATcctgaataatacaaaccccctatgTTCTTCACCAGAACAAGATcggattctgacttataaaactcccagggttgttgggattgaactgagtgtaatcacaccatttattttacatatataattaatgagtcaggatccgttgacaccaactagtttgacaccaaatgttacacctctcaataacgttttaaccgatataaattttataaaatccaccgttggattgaaagtttacatcatatagatcatttgtgtaaaatttcaaataaatccaaaatcatttgatatgttattgagatacatcaaaattaacggtttttgta
This genomic interval from Trifolium pratense cultivar HEN17-A07 linkage group LG6, ARS_RC_1.1, whole genome shotgun sequence contains the following:
- the LOC123890383 gene encoding heme-binding-like protein At3g10130, chloroplastic — translated: MIIPLCNPSLSLQSTSFHGKPNNKILSITNSASSGNRLNTQRKTISAFEARISLIFALASQSTSLSQRLVADVATETAKYLFPKRFESQTLEEALMTVPDLETVKFKVLTRKDQYEIREIEPYFVAETTMQGKSGFDFSGASQSFNALAEYLFGKNTTKEKMEMTTPVITSKNQSDGVKMDMTTPVLTTKTGGQDQWKMSFVLPSKYGDNLPLPKDSSVTIREVSRKIVAVVAFSGFVNDEEVKRRELKLREALKNDGQFKLKEGTAVEVAQYNPPFSLPFQRRNEIALEVEWKNK